A region of Sulfurimonas sp. DNA encodes the following proteins:
- a CDS encoding TolC family protein has translation MITSLFCTNTYSNSILYEEIKEIIEIDLKDQRTEISFNELFKRSLKYNFDIQQIENKKLTIKEDIDMVKLGYYPQINLDYNKYKSYKDFEGDTSAYRTTKATFSINSTLKVYDFDAKQTQIDILKQDSKISDLGICEAKIQSSLQLLDAYYSIQISRASIIVLKKLILEHKTRFDMKTKLYEQGLLGAIQLITDKATLLNAINALNTQDNIREYYTAILKIKTGYSLNSNIKLAPLTHHYNSEDKNYELNYIKSKIKDEKINKNKKEIKFYQYSAMPTVDVYFNNDFYNEYSEGYPKYTNKRDYRVGLNLKWSLNSIFKYESKKRRKLLEIKNEEILYNKVKQETSIELNRRFIEIKNYEVFKRVSDEKIYTFLDEIDKNTRMYNEGLEYKYKISDSKIKIYNEELDVIKRKFQNIFYKKYISIVLEKDNICTLL, from the coding sequence TTGATAACAAGTTTATTTTGTACAAATACTTATTCAAACAGCATATTATATGAAGAGATAAAAGAAATCATAGAAATTGATTTAAAAGATCAACGAACTGAAATTAGTTTCAATGAACTGTTTAAAAGATCACTTAAATATAACTTTGATATTCAACAAATAGAAAATAAAAAATTAACCATTAAAGAAGATATAGATATGGTGAAATTAGGGTACTATCCCCAAATTAATTTAGATTATAACAAATATAAATCTTATAAAGACTTCGAGGGAGATACTAGTGCGTATAGAACTACTAAAGCAACTTTTTCCATTAATAGCACTTTAAAAGTATATGATTTTGATGCTAAACAAACACAAATAGATATCCTAAAACAAGACAGTAAGATTAGTGATTTAGGTATCTGTGAAGCTAAAATACAATCCTCCTTGCAGCTTTTAGATGCTTATTACTCTATTCAAATTAGTAGAGCTTCTATTATCGTTTTAAAAAAGTTAATCCTAGAGCATAAAACAAGATTTGATATGAAAACAAAACTTTATGAACAAGGTTTATTAGGCGCCATACAGCTCATCACTGATAAAGCCACACTCTTAAATGCTATAAATGCCTTAAATACCCAAGACAATATAAGAGAATATTACACTGCAATTTTAAAAATAAAAACTGGTTATTCGTTAAATTCTAATATAAAACTGGCTCCATTAACCCATCATTATAATAGTGAAGATAAAAACTATGAACTTAATTACATTAAAAGCAAAATTAAAGATGAAAAAATAAATAAAAATAAAAAAGAAATAAAATTTTATCAATACTCTGCAATGCCAACAGTAGATGTGTATTTTAACAATGATTTTTATAACGAATACTCAGAAGGATATCCTAAATACACTAATAAAAGAGATTATAGAGTTGGGCTTAATTTAAAATGGTCTTTAAATAGTATTTTTAAGTATGAGTCCAAAAAAAGAAGAAAACTATTAGAAATAAAAAATGAGGAAATTCTATATAATAAAGTCAAACAAGAAACAAGCATTGAACTTAACAGAAGATTTATAGAAATAAAGAACTATGAAGTCTTTAAAAGAGTTAGTGATGAGAAAATTTATACTTTCCTCGATGAAATAGATAAAAATACCCGAATGTATAATGAGGGTTTGGAATATAAATATAAAATAAGTGATTCAAAAATTAAAATATATAATGAAGAATTGGATGTAATTAAAAGAAAATTTCAAAATATTTTTTATAAAAAATATATTTCTATTGTCTTGGAAAAGGATAATATATGCACTCTTCTTTAA
- a CDS encoding beta-ketoacyl-[acyl-carrier-protein] synthase family protein, whose protein sequence is MKRRVVITGIGIKSPIGNSLSEFQENLFAKKSGIQTMNCWDPIIGLKTKVAGIVVGIDEKEIPRKNRRSMDRGSILAALASKDAIFDAKLSQKEISSYRTGISYGSTVGGGATLEKVFGDLREDKSYMKQTSMDFLKYMSNTVCANLCSYLNIKGISIPICSACTSSSQAIGMSYELIQNSQMDRMICGGAEGMHHSLASIFDVMGAASSAYNQTPEQSSRPFDKNRDGVVVAEGAGTLILEDRDTALKRGAKIYAEIISYSTNCNGSHMTNPNEDSIIHVMERAINNANLKATEIDYVNAHATSTYLGDIVESNAIYKLFKDKVPVSSLKGQIGHTLGACGAIESIAAICSIIQNKLPSNINIDNLDEECSSLDYIKEVRKQEVTIVLKNNFAFGGINTSLIFKKYT, encoded by the coding sequence ATGAAAAGAAGAGTTGTTATAACAGGAATTGGAATTAAAAGTCCTATAGGAAATTCATTAAGTGAATTTCAAGAGAATCTATTTGCAAAGAAGAGTGGCATTCAAACAATGAATTGCTGGGATCCTATAATTGGCTTAAAAACAAAAGTAGCTGGAATTGTTGTAGGTATAGATGAAAAAGAAATACCAAGAAAAAACAGACGATCTATGGATAGGGGCTCTATTTTAGCAGCATTGGCAAGTAAGGATGCCATTTTTGATGCAAAGCTAAGTCAAAAGGAAATTTCCTCTTATCGAACTGGTATTTCCTATGGTTCAACAGTGGGTGGAGGTGCAACTTTAGAAAAAGTTTTTGGTGATTTAAGAGAAGATAAGTCCTATATGAAACAAACATCCATGGATTTTTTAAAATACATGTCCAATACTGTATGTGCGAACTTATGTTCTTATTTAAATATAAAAGGAATAAGTATTCCTATATGTTCTGCCTGCACCTCTTCTTCTCAAGCTATAGGAATGTCTTATGAATTAATACAAAATTCTCAAATGGATAGAATGATTTGTGGTGGTGCAGAAGGGATGCATCATTCACTGGCATCCATCTTTGATGTGATGGGTGCTGCTTCCTCTGCTTATAATCAAACACCGGAACAATCTTCTCGCCCCTTTGACAAAAACAGAGATGGGGTTGTAGTGGCAGAAGGTGCGGGTACTCTCATACTTGAAGATAGAGATACAGCTCTTAAAAGAGGTGCCAAAATTTATGCAGAAATCATATCTTATTCAACCAACTGCAATGGTAGTCATATGACCAATCCAAATGAAGACAGTATTATTCATGTGATGGAAAGAGCAATAAATAATGCAAATTTAAAAGCAACTGAGATTGATTATGTTAATGCCCATGCTACATCAACATATTTGGGTGATATTGTTGAATCCAATGCAATATATAAACTATTCAAAGATAAAGTTCCGGTTAGTAGTCTCAAGGGTCAAATAGGACATACTTTAGGTGCCTGTGGAGCAATTGAGTCTATAGCAGCTATTTGCTCCATTATCCAAAATAAATTACCTTCAAATATTAATATTGACAACTTAGATGAAGAATGTTCATCTTTGGATTATATTAAAGAAGTAAGAAAACAAGAAGTCACTATCGTACTAAAAAATAATTTTGCATTTGGGGGAATTAATACTTCTCTTATTTTTAAAAAATATACTTAA
- a CDS encoding phosphopantetheine-binding protein yields the protein MTNEIIFNQIVEILVDEFEVKRTRIKLSSSFYFDLGLDSLDLIDLSLLLEKQTNKVIGVEKLKDVTKIEDIILLFQN from the coding sequence ATGACTAATGAAATTATTTTTAATCAAATTGTAGAAATATTAGTTGATGAATTTGAAGTTAAACGCACTCGAATCAAACTCAGTAGTAGTTTTTATTTCGATTTAGGACTTGATAGTTTGGATTTAATCGATTTATCTCTTTTATTAGAAAAACAAACTAATAAAGTTATAGGAGTGGAAAAATTGAAAGATGTCACTAAAATAGAAGATATTATTCTGCTTTTCCAAAATTGA
- a CDS encoding toxin-activating lysine-acyltransferase translates to METSNNLNRMDIEILSDALFLALHSEDYKDVTITSFYNRFIETIKVGNFQLLREKESNLSIAFTSWAFVSDEVLSELVETRRDIKEEEINSGENLLFIELFSTSNNYWDFFDFLTNYFNNEYQGEYSVNKTKIFTCCGMKIGFENDTVKITRPDEQLSL, encoded by the coding sequence GTGGAAACAAGTAACAACTTAAATCGTATGGATATTGAAATATTAAGTGATGCACTTTTTCTAGCTTTACACAGTGAAGATTATAAAGATGTCACTATCACAAGTTTTTATAATCGATTTATTGAAACCATTAAAGTTGGAAACTTTCAATTATTAAGAGAAAAAGAAAGTAATCTTTCTATTGCCTTTACTTCATGGGCATTTGTAAGTGATGAAGTACTTTCAGAGTTAGTAGAAACAAGAAGAGATATAAAAGAAGAGGAAATCAATAGTGGAGAGAATCTATTGTTTATTGAGCTTTTTTCTACCAGTAATAATTATTGGGATTTTTTTGATTTCTTAACTAATTATTTTAATAATGAATATCAAGGAGAATATTCTGTAAATAAAACAAAAATATTTACTTGTTGTGGAATGAAAATTGGTTTTGAAAATGATACGGTAAAAATAACCAGACCTGATGAACAGTTGAGCTTATAA